The following proteins are encoded in a genomic region of Nycticebus coucang isolate mNycCou1 chromosome 17, mNycCou1.pri, whole genome shotgun sequence:
- the GFPT2 gene encoding glutamine--fructose-6-phosphate aminotransferase [isomerizing] 2: MTTGGQWGASRWEVVPPSPAPLRGSELKGLEAKRREPEPAEHRERAVPGASGARRSPTSLGTRAAATMCGIFAYMNYRVPRTRKEIFETLIKGLQRLEYRGYDSAGVAIDGNNHDVKERHIQLVKKRGKVKALDEELYKQNNMDLKVEFETHFGIAHTRWATHGIPNAINSHPQRSDKGNEFVVIHNGIITNYKDLRKFLESKGYEFESETDTETIAKLIKYVFDNRETEDITFSTLVERVIQQLEGAFALVFKSIHYPGEAVATRRGSPLLIGVRSKYKLSTEQIPVLYRTCTLENVKNICKTRMKRLDSSTCLHAVGDKAVEFFFASDASAIIEHTNRVIFLEDDDIAAVADGKLSIHRIKRSASDDPSRAIQTLQMELQQIMKGNFSAFMQKEIFEQPESVFNTMRGRVNFETNTVLLGGLKDHLKEIRRCRRLIVIGCGTSYHAAVATRQVLEELTELPVMVELASDFLDRNTPVFRDDVCFFISQSGETADTLLALRYCKDRGALTVGVTNTVGSSISRETDCGVHINAGPEIGVASTKAYTSQFISLVMFGLLMSEDRISLQNRRQEIIRGLRSLPELIKEVLSLDEKIHDLALELYTQRSLLVMGRGYNYATCLEGALKIKEITYMHSEGILAGELKHGPLALIDKQMPVIMVIMKDPCFAKCQNALQQVTARQGRPIILCSKDDTESSKFAYKTIELPHTVDCLQGILSVIPLQLLSFHLAVLRGYDVDFPRNLAKSVTVE; the protein is encoded by the exons GTATCTTCGCCTACATGAACTACAGAGTCCCCCGAACAAGGAAGGAGATCTTTGAGACCCTCATCAAAGGCCTGCAGCGGCTGGAGTACAGAGGCTATGACTCTGCAG GTGTGGCAATCGATGGAAATAATCATGACGTCAAAGAAAGACACATCCAGCTGgtcaagaaaagaggaaaagtcaaGGCTTTGGATGAGGAACTCTACA aacaaaacaacatggACTTAAAGGTGGAGTTTGAGACACACTTTGGCATTGCCCACACTCGCTGGGCCACCCATGGGATTCCCAATGCCATCAACAGCCACCCTCAGCGCTCTGACAAAGGCAATG AATTCGTTGTCATTCATAATGGAATCATCACAAATTATAAAGATCTGAGGAAATTTCTG GAAAGCAAAGGCTATGAGTTTGAGTCAGAAACAGACACAGAGACCATTGCCAAGCTGATTAAATATGTGTTCGACAACAGAGAAACTGAGGACATTACATTTTCAACACTGGTCGAGAGAGTCATTCAACAGTTG GAAGGTGCATTTGCGTTGGTTTTCAAGAGCATCCATTATCCAGGAGAAGCTGTTGCCACACG GAGAGGCAGCCCTCTGCTCATTGGAGTGCGAAGCAAATACAAGTTGTCCACGGAACAGATCCCAGTCTTGTATAGGACGT GCACTCTCGAGAATGTCAAGAACATCTGTAAGACAAGGATGAAGAGGCTGGACAGCTCTACCTGCCTGCACGCAGTAGGTGACAAGGCGGTAGAATTCTTTTTTGCTTCTGATGCAAG TGCTATCATAGAGCACACTAACCGCGTCATCTTCCTGGAGGACGATGACATTGCTGCAGTGGCTGATGGGAAGCTCTCCATTCACCGGATCAAACGCTCTGCTAGTGATGACCCATCTAGAGCCATCCAGACCTTGCAGATGGAATTGCAGCAGATCATGAAAG GTAACTTCAGTGCATTTATGCAGAAGGAGATCTTTGAACAGCCAGAATCAGTTTTCAATACCATGAGAGGTCGGGTGAATTTTGAGACCAACACAG TACTCTTGGGTGGCTTGAAGGACCACTTGAAAGAGATTCGACGATGCCGGAGGCTCATCGTGATTGGCTGTGGGACCAGCTACCACGCTGCCGTGGCT ACACGGCAAGTGTTGGAGGAACTGACCGAGCTCCCTGTGATGGTTGAACTTGCTAGCGATTTTCTGGACAGGAACACACCTGTGTTCAGGGATGACGTTTGCTTTTTCATAAGCCAATCAG GTGAGACTGCAGACACACTCTTGGCACTGCGCTACTGCAAGGACCGCGGCGCCCTGACTGTGGGAGTCACCAACACTGTGGGCAGCTCCATCTCCCGAGAGACTGACTGCGGTGTCCACATCAATGCAGGGCCCGAGATCGGCGTGGCCAGCACCAAG GCTTACACCAGTCAGTTCATCTCTCTGGTGATGTTTGGTTTGCTGATGTCTGAAGATCGAATTTCACTACAAAACAGGAGGCAAGAGATCATCCGTGGCCTGAGATCTTTACCTG AACTGATAAAAGAGGTGCTGTCTCTGGATGAGAAGATTCATGACCTAGCCCTGGAGCTCTACACACAGAGGTCACTCCTGGTGATGGGTCGGGGCTACAACTACGCCACATGCCTGGAAGGAGCCCTG AAAATTAAAGAGATCACCTATATGCACTCAGAAGGCATCCTGGCTGGGGAGCTGAAGCACGGGCCCCTGGCACTAATCGACAAGCAGATGCCAGTCATCATGGTCATCATGAAGGACCCTTGCTTTGCCAAATGCCAGAACGCACTACAGCAGGTCACCGCCCGCCAG GGTCGCCCGATTATACTGTGCTCCAAGGATGACACGGAGAGTTCCAAGTTTGCATATAAAACAATCGAGCTGCCCCACACCGTGGACTGCCTCCAGGGCATCCTGAGTGTGATCCCTCTACAGCTTCTTTCCTTCCACCTGGCTGTTCTCCGAGGATATGAT gtTGACTTCCCCAGAAATCTAGCCAAGTCTGTCACCGTGGAATGA